The following proteins are encoded in a genomic region of Oceanisphaera profunda:
- a CDS encoding YhdP family protein: MFKRSLNWAWLSVAAVAVLLAVLVTVLRFGAPWLANWQQQWLDGWLSEHHIELQIGGLGLSWHDYGPVLALNEVSLSRADAPTITLRRALVDVQLWQSLRQWRPVLNELTLEGLRLPIALNDPAPDTPEPPFDWQGLRHFVLEGVEQFSLRDAQLLLSNGEQSLFELHLPDWRWHNAPGQHQGQGSLAFSEQAEQQLQVRSQFSGKPNSLNGKLYVHADGVNASDMLAQIRPDDPLVSAELNFELWLEWQQGALIAGIFELGENRFGWGEQHQVSIKGGRLQWQPTGDGWQLASNKVDISVDEEVWPSWHLQVDRQADRLQGILDRLTFTDVALLAEWGESFLPKTAEQLAGIAPRGQLTDLYFSAEPNGKDWYWQGNLDRVSTQAFGWAPATQGISGHFVLAPDSGELSVQQQQAGDWVFDKAFRGPWPLERVDAEIKWQQQASNNWLLWSEQLAVDSQDLTLEGWFSLLLPVDSAPLLSASARVDVLRAGQAYRYFPEPLMGAALVDYLQGAIKAGQAKGAEVLWYGPLNGFPYEDQSGIFLARVPLRKAEFRFDPDWLPLTDLSLDLLFENDGLYMKGNHGRLGKVKATSITADIVPLHEDSTLVLSAKINGEGGAVSDYLQSSPLASSVGVMLEQVQVSGPLNAELALDIPLSGDTVGVKGHVDFADNGVRVKPLDMPLTSVSGRLLFDEQHTEFNNLKAQWLGQPLQLSYQGKDTDGGYEVELGIKGKLQPEKLQHLHPAVKHLRGSTDWRGQLQLSLPNEGPLHYVFNADSALAGLNSRLPVPFNKATQPSLASKLSLNGDVDQAKLTLQVGEQIRAQSQLAFTSQGPSVEQLWLSAGAGVNATLPRAPLDIALRVPELALDDWLALLSELPADELIVNRSGPASAVSGIRWPQPYRVAVQASRAQLWQQRLHQLNMQLTPDKNGQSQLAINAEQAEGTVVFGGRAPIQAHFTRLWLGQKGQGQEQQRNASSTAAANKPSSDIKLTPAEVPAVNFQCDDCRWQQLALGKVAFSLQPLANENGVQLSQLSLDGPLLQAQASGQWLQQKSVDLSRLEWHSSSPSLERLWQAFGKESPFSETSAQLGGKLRWLSAPWQPELASMNGELAVKTGSGVLRELNDKGAGLLSVLSLESVMRRLRLDFRDVFAQGFYFDGISASGQLQEGVLHNKDLLLKGAAGDLRGQGELNFVTEQLNYNMELTPNLTGNLPVLAAFAVAPVAGLYALALSKVLGPVVDVFTRVRYQVTGSISDPIVTEQGRDKKRIKVAE, encoded by the coding sequence ATGTTCAAACGCAGCTTAAATTGGGCTTGGCTCAGTGTGGCCGCCGTGGCCGTGCTATTGGCGGTGCTGGTCACGGTATTGCGCTTTGGCGCGCCTTGGTTAGCTAATTGGCAACAGCAATGGTTAGACGGCTGGCTCAGTGAACATCACATCGAATTGCAGATCGGCGGTTTGGGCTTAAGTTGGCACGATTATGGGCCGGTATTGGCACTTAATGAGGTGAGCCTGAGCCGCGCGGATGCGCCCACCATCACCCTGCGCCGTGCGCTGGTGGATGTGCAGTTATGGCAAAGCCTACGCCAATGGCGGCCGGTGCTCAATGAGCTGACGCTGGAAGGATTACGGCTGCCCATAGCGCTGAACGATCCTGCCCCAGATACTCCAGAACCCCCCTTCGACTGGCAAGGGCTGCGCCATTTTGTGCTGGAAGGCGTCGAGCAATTTTCCTTACGAGATGCTCAGCTGTTGCTAAGCAATGGCGAGCAGTCACTGTTTGAACTGCATCTGCCGGATTGGCGCTGGCACAATGCCCCAGGCCAACATCAAGGCCAAGGCTCCTTGGCTTTTAGTGAACAGGCCGAGCAGCAACTGCAAGTGCGCAGTCAGTTTAGCGGCAAGCCCAACAGCCTAAATGGCAAACTGTATGTGCACGCTGACGGCGTGAATGCCTCGGATATGTTGGCACAGATTCGCCCAGACGATCCATTAGTGAGCGCCGAGCTTAACTTTGAACTCTGGCTGGAATGGCAGCAAGGGGCGCTTATTGCCGGCATTTTTGAGCTGGGTGAAAACCGCTTTGGCTGGGGCGAACAGCATCAGGTATCCATCAAAGGTGGGCGGCTGCAATGGCAACCCACCGGTGATGGCTGGCAGTTGGCCAGTAATAAGGTCGACATCAGCGTTGATGAAGAAGTGTGGCCCAGCTGGCACTTGCAGGTAGACCGCCAAGCCGACCGGCTGCAGGGCATTTTAGATAGACTGACTTTTACCGATGTGGCGTTATTGGCCGAGTGGGGCGAAAGCTTTTTGCCAAAGACAGCCGAGCAATTGGCAGGCATAGCGCCGCGCGGCCAATTAACAGATCTGTATTTTAGCGCCGAGCCCAACGGCAAAGATTGGTACTGGCAAGGCAATCTGGACCGCGTTAGCACTCAAGCGTTTGGCTGGGCACCGGCCACGCAAGGTATCAGTGGGCACTTTGTACTGGCCCCAGACAGCGGCGAGCTAAGCGTGCAACAGCAGCAGGCCGGTGATTGGGTGTTTGATAAGGCCTTTCGTGGCCCTTGGCCGCTAGAGCGAGTGGACGCCGAGATCAAATGGCAACAGCAAGCATCCAACAATTGGTTGTTGTGGAGCGAGCAATTAGCTGTAGACAGTCAAGATTTGACCTTAGAAGGCTGGTTTAGCTTATTGCTACCCGTCGATTCTGCACCGCTGCTCAGTGCTTCGGCGCGAGTAGATGTATTGCGCGCGGGGCAGGCCTATCGTTATTTTCCTGAACCCTTAATGGGCGCGGCACTAGTGGATTATCTGCAAGGTGCCATTAAAGCGGGGCAGGCTAAAGGGGCAGAAGTACTCTGGTACGGCCCCTTAAATGGCTTCCCCTATGAGGATCAAAGTGGCATTTTTCTGGCTCGGGTGCCGCTGCGTAAAGCCGAATTTCGCTTCGATCCCGACTGGTTGCCGTTAACGGATTTAAGCCTGGATCTGTTATTTGAAAACGACGGCCTCTATATGAAAGGCAACCACGGCCGCTTAGGCAAGGTAAAGGCTACCAGTATTACCGCCGATATAGTGCCGCTACATGAAGACTCTACACTGGTGCTGAGCGCAAAAATCAACGGCGAAGGCGGAGCGGTAAGTGATTACTTACAAAGCTCACCGCTGGCCTCTTCGGTAGGCGTGATGCTGGAGCAAGTGCAAGTTAGCGGGCCCTTAAATGCCGAGCTGGCACTTGATATTCCCTTAAGCGGCGATACTGTTGGCGTAAAAGGCCACGTGGACTTTGCCGATAATGGGGTGCGGGTTAAGCCGCTCGACATGCCGTTAACCAGTGTAAGCGGTCGCTTACTGTTTGATGAACAGCACACTGAGTTTAATAACTTAAAAGCGCAGTGGCTCGGCCAGCCTTTGCAGTTGTCTTATCAAGGTAAAGACACAGACGGCGGCTATGAAGTGGAGCTGGGCATTAAAGGAAAATTGCAGCCAGAAAAGCTGCAGCACTTGCATCCTGCGGTGAAACATTTACGCGGTAGTACCGATTGGCGCGGCCAATTACAACTGAGCTTGCCAAACGAAGGGCCGCTACACTACGTATTTAATGCCGACTCCGCATTAGCGGGCTTAAACAGCCGTTTACCGGTCCCTTTTAATAAAGCCACTCAGCCGTCGCTTGCCAGCAAGCTCAGCCTGAACGGCGATGTGGATCAAGCCAAATTAACGCTGCAAGTGGGTGAACAGATCCGTGCACAGTCGCAACTGGCCTTTACATCGCAAGGCCCCAGTGTGGAGCAGTTATGGCTGTCGGCAGGCGCCGGTGTAAATGCGACCTTACCCAGAGCGCCGCTCGATATTGCGCTGCGCGTGCCTGAACTGGCACTCGATGACTGGTTAGCGCTGCTCAGTGAATTGCCCGCCGACGAGCTTATTGTTAACCGTAGCGGGCCGGCAAGTGCGGTGTCCGGCATCCGTTGGCCCCAGCCTTATCGAGTGGCGGTGCAAGCCAGTCGCGCGCAATTATGGCAACAACGGCTGCATCAGTTGAATATGCAGCTTACGCCCGATAAAAACGGCCAGTCTCAATTAGCCATCAATGCCGAACAGGCCGAAGGGACGGTCGTTTTCGGTGGCAGAGCCCCGATTCAGGCGCACTTTACACGGCTGTGGCTTGGGCAGAAAGGGCAGGGACAAGAACAGCAGCGAAATGCATCGAGCACCGCCGCTGCTAATAAACCCAGTTCCGACATCAAGCTCACGCCTGCCGAAGTGCCGGCCGTTAATTTTCAATGTGACGATTGTCGTTGGCAGCAGCTGGCGTTAGGTAAGGTGGCGTTTAGTTTGCAACCCTTAGCCAATGAAAACGGCGTGCAATTAAGCCAGCTCAGTCTGGATGGTCCCTTATTACAGGCGCAAGCCAGTGGTCAATGGCTACAGCAAAAAAGCGTGGATCTGAGTCGTTTAGAATGGCACAGCTCAAGCCCTTCGTTAGAACGGTTATGGCAAGCATTCGGTAAAGAATCCCCTTTTAGCGAAACTTCGGCTCAGCTGGGTGGTAAATTGCGCTGGTTAAGCGCACCTTGGCAGCCTGAGCTGGCCAGCATGAATGGTGAGTTGGCGGTAAAAACCGGATCCGGCGTATTGCGAGAGCTGAACGATAAAGGCGCAGGCTTGTTGTCGGTGTTAAGCCTAGAATCGGTGATGCGTCGACTGCGACTGGACTTTAGAGACGTATTTGCCCAAGGGTTTTATTTCGATGGCATCAGCGCCAGTGGTCAGCTGCAGGAGGGCGTGTTGCATAATAAAGACTTGTTACTTAAAGGAGCCGCCGGTGACTTACGCGGTCAAGGTGAGCTCAATTTTGTTACTGAACAACTTAATTACAATATGGAGCTGACGCCTAATTTAACCGGCAACTTACCGGTATTAGCCGCCTTTGCTGTGGCCCCCGTCGCAGGCCTGTATGCCTTGGCACTGTCTAAAGTATTAGGGCCAGTGGTGGATGTGTTTACGCGGGTCCGTTATCAGGTAACAGGATCTATTAGCGATCCGATAGTGACGGAGCAAGGCCGAGATAAAAAACGTATCAAGGTGGCAGAATAA
- a CDS encoding Maf family protein, translating to MSPQLYLASGSPRRRELLAQLGVTFDVLRPDVEELQQPNEDATLYVQRLARDKARAGGALAALEQRAALPVLAGDTIVVLDGEVLEKPRDQADGMDMLRRLSGRSHLVLTAIALLANAELSEVLVSTQVTFSVLTEADIEGYWHSGEPLDKAGGYGIQGVGGSFVVCINGSYSSVVGLPLVETRSLLQVAGLLAV from the coding sequence ATGTCCCCACAGCTTTATCTGGCTTCAGGCTCACCGCGCCGCCGTGAATTACTCGCTCAGTTAGGCGTGACCTTTGACGTATTGCGCCCCGACGTTGAAGAGCTGCAGCAACCTAATGAAGATGCGACCCTTTATGTGCAGCGCTTAGCTCGCGATAAGGCGCGCGCCGGTGGCGCACTAGCGGCGCTGGAACAGCGAGCAGCGCTGCCGGTGTTGGCCGGCGATACCATAGTGGTGCTGGATGGTGAGGTGCTAGAAAAACCCCGCGATCAAGCCGATGGCATGGACATGTTGCGCCGTTTATCGGGCCGCAGCCATCTGGTGTTAACCGCCATAGCGTTGCTCGCGAATGCTGAGCTCAGCGAAGTGTTAGTCTCGACACAAGTGACCTTTAGCGTCTTAACCGAAGCGGATATTGAAGGTTATTGGCACAGCGGTGAGCCGCTTGATAAAGCGGGCGGTTATGGTATTCAAGGCGTAGGTGGCAGTTTTGTGGTGTGCATTAATGGCAGTTATAGCTCTGTGGTGGGTTTGCCCTTAGTAGAAACCCGCAGTCTGTTGCAAGTGGCGGGGCTTTTAGCTGTTTGA
- a CDS encoding carbon-nitrogen hydrolase family protein, giving the protein MELVALQMTATDHWPTNQATIGRLLAQLPSQRPLLVLLPENAVVFGCRDAVLNNAETLNEGPIQAQFSQWAQEYGIWLVVGSMPTRIANSERFYASCLVYNEQGLQVSHYHKLHLFDVEVADAQGSYRESDTFAPGDELSLIDSPFGRLGLSICYDLRFPQLYSALREGGAEILLVPAAFTRVTGQAHWLPLLQARAIENQCYVVAAGLYGETGARQTWGHSVIIDPWGEIKACLPTGEGLVFSPVDSTQLAAIRRQMPVAQHARLSAVWRK; this is encoded by the coding sequence ATGGAATTAGTGGCCCTACAAATGACGGCGACCGACCATTGGCCGACCAATCAGGCGACCATTGGTCGCTTATTAGCGCAGCTGCCGAGTCAGCGGCCATTATTGGTGTTGCTGCCGGAAAATGCGGTGGTGTTCGGCTGTCGTGATGCAGTACTCAATAATGCAGAAACCTTAAATGAGGGCCCGATTCAAGCGCAGTTTAGCCAATGGGCGCAAGAGTACGGTATTTGGCTGGTGGTAGGCTCAATGCCGACCCGTATCGCAAACAGCGAACGCTTTTATGCCAGCTGCTTGGTTTATAACGAGCAAGGCTTACAGGTGAGCCATTACCATAAACTGCATTTATTTGACGTAGAAGTAGCGGATGCGCAGGGCAGTTATCGAGAATCCGATACTTTTGCCCCTGGTGATGAACTCAGCCTCATTGACAGTCCGTTCGGGCGTTTAGGCTTGTCTATCTGTTATGATTTGCGCTTTCCACAATTGTACAGCGCGCTTCGTGAAGGCGGCGCCGAAATTTTATTAGTCCCCGCGGCTTTTACTCGGGTGACGGGCCAAGCCCATTGGCTGCCTTTATTACAGGCCCGGGCCATTGAAAATCAATGTTACGTGGTTGCGGCAGGCCTTTATGGCGAAACTGGGGCGCGTCAAACGTGGGGGCATTCGGTGATTATCGACCCCTGGGGCGAGATTAAAGCTTGTTTGCCTACGGGCGAAGGGCTGGTTTTTTCACCTGTAGACTCAACACAACTAGCAGCGATTCGTCGTCAAATGCCGGTGGCACAACACGCCCGCTTAAGCGCGGTTTGGAGAAAGTAA
- the tldD gene encoding metalloprotease TldD, translated as MSIEQINRSILVPNELDMALLDAQLARLSRHQIDFADLYFQNSVHESWVLEDGIVKDGSYNIEQGVGVRAVSGEKTGFAYSDELTASALDQAVSAARGIAEKGGDGRFKVGKSQIITPRYMGVNPLDSLSREQKIELLQQMDAFGRSLDSAVSQVIVSISGVYEEILVLATDGTLATDLRPLVRLNCSVLVERNGRRERGGSGGGGRTGYEYFLDIVDGQPRAMSYVKEAVRQALVNLEAIDAPAGTMPVVLGAGWPGVLLHEAVGHGLEGDFNRKGSSAYAGRIGEKVASSLCTIVDDGTLADRRGSISVDDEGTPGAYNVLIENGILKGYMQDKLNARLMGMAPTGNGRRESYAHLPMPRMTNTYMLAGESSPEDIIKSVKKGIYAPNFGGGQVDITSGRFVFSASEAYLIEDGKITAPIKGATLIGNGPEAMSQVSMVGNDLALDAGVGVCGKEGQSVPVGVGQPTLKLDQLTVGGTQ; from the coding sequence ATGAGTATTGAACAGATTAACCGCAGCATATTAGTGCCTAATGAACTGGATATGGCGCTGCTGGATGCACAATTAGCGCGCTTGAGTCGCCACCAAATTGATTTTGCCGATCTGTATTTTCAAAATAGCGTGCACGAGTCTTGGGTACTAGAAGACGGTATTGTAAAAGACGGCAGCTACAACATAGAACAAGGCGTGGGCGTGCGCGCCGTGAGTGGCGAGAAGACGGGCTTTGCCTATTCCGATGAGCTGACCGCCAGCGCACTAGATCAAGCGGTGAGTGCGGCGCGCGGCATCGCCGAAAAAGGCGGTGATGGCCGTTTTAAAGTGGGCAAGAGCCAGATTATTACGCCGCGCTACATGGGTGTTAACCCCCTCGATAGCTTGAGCCGTGAGCAAAAAATTGAATTGCTACAACAGATGGATGCCTTTGGGCGCAGCTTAGATTCCGCAGTCAGCCAAGTGATTGTCTCGATTTCCGGCGTCTATGAAGAAATATTAGTACTGGCCACCGATGGCACCTTGGCCACCGATTTGCGGCCCTTAGTGCGCTTAAACTGCTCGGTATTGGTAGAGCGCAATGGTCGCCGTGAACGCGGTGGCAGCGGCGGCGGTGGCCGTACCGGCTATGAGTATTTCTTAGATATCGTCGACGGCCAGCCCAGAGCCATGAGCTACGTGAAAGAAGCGGTGCGCCAAGCGCTGGTAAACTTAGAAGCCATAGACGCCCCCGCCGGTACCATGCCTGTGGTATTAGGTGCCGGTTGGCCCGGTGTGTTACTGCATGAAGCGGTCGGCCACGGTTTAGAAGGCGATTTTAACCGTAAAGGCTCGTCGGCTTATGCGGGGCGCATCGGTGAAAAGGTCGCGTCTAGTCTGTGCACCATAGTGGACGATGGCACATTAGCGGATCGTCGCGGCTCGATTTCCGTCGATGATGAAGGCACACCTGGTGCCTATAACGTGCTGATCGAAAACGGCATTCTCAAAGGCTATATGCAAGACAAGTTGAACGCGCGCTTAATGGGCATGGCGCCTACCGGCAACGGCCGTCGCGAGTCTTATGCCCACTTACCCATGCCGCGCATGACCAATACTTACATGTTGGCAGGCGAGTCTTCACCGGAAGATATTATTAAAAGCGTAAAGAAGGGCATTTACGCCCCTAACTTCGGTGGCGGCCAAGTAGACATTACCTCGGGTCGGTTTGTGTTCTCGGCCTCTGAAGCCTACTTAATTGAAGACGGTAAGATAACCGCTCCTATAAAAGGCGCCACCTTAATCGGCAATGGCCCAGAAGCCATGAGCCAGGTGTCTATGGTAGGCAATGATTTAGCACTGGATGCCGGTGTGGGCGTATGCGGCAAAGAAGGCCAAAGCGTACCGGTCGGCGTCGGCCAGCCAACCTTGAAGCTAGATCAGCTCACAGTGGGTGGAACGCAGTAA
- the mreD gene encoding rod shape-determining protein MreD: MRSFSLKSRAIIAGSLLLALILSVLPLPDLIMPFRPDWLLLTLIYWSIALPHRANVGTAFCVGLLHDLLLGSVLGVHALALVIPVYLAASQFQRMRNYSVWQQAFLVAALAILNKLLIFWAAYMNRDIQLDYHYFWSIVSSMVFWPWVFLLLRNVRRRFAIT, encoded by the coding sequence ATGAGAAGTTTTTCCTTAAAGAGCCGAGCAATTATAGCGGGTAGCTTATTGCTGGCGCTGATTTTGTCTGTGTTACCGTTACCGGATTTAATCATGCCGTTTCGCCCGGACTGGTTGCTACTGACCTTAATTTACTGGTCGATTGCGCTGCCTCATAGGGCTAACGTGGGCACGGCATTTTGTGTCGGTTTATTGCATGATTTACTGCTCGGCTCTGTATTGGGCGTACACGCCTTGGCCTTGGTGATCCCTGTGTATTTAGCGGCGTCGCAATTTCAGCGCATGCGCAACTATTCGGTGTGGCAACAGGCGTTTTTGGTGGCAGCCTTAGCCATCTTAAATAAGCTACTGATCTTTTGGGCCGCCTATATGAACCGCGATATACAGCTGGATTATCATTATTTTTGGTCCATCGTCAGCAGCATGGTGTTTTGGCCTTGGGTGTTTTTGCTACTGCGCAACGTACGCCGCCGCTTCGCGATTACTTAG
- the rng gene encoding ribonuclease G produces the protein MSAELIINVTPAETRVALVENGILQEVHVERQARRGIVGNIYKGKVSRVLPGMQAAFIDIGGERAAFLHASDIVPHTECVASKEQAHFQVGNIAELVRQGQDIVVQVVKDPLGTKGARLTTDITLPSRYLVFMPGSAYVGVSQRIDSEQERERLKSIVGAYVDEQGGYIIRTAAEGVGEAELAQDAAFLNRLWRKIQERRVKYSACSIMYEDLGLSCRIVRDFVGAELDRIRVDSRSTCEVLRGFVDEFVPELSGKIEYYQGESPIFDLYDVENEIQRALNRKVELKSGGYLIIDQTEAMTTVDINTGAFVGHRNLEETIFNTNTEATQAIARQLRLRNLGGIIIIDFIDMYDQDHKRRVLLSLELALAKDRAKTNVNGFSQLGLVEMTRKRTRESLEHILCGACPECNGRARVKTVESVCYEILREITRVNKAYDADKFVVYAALAVASALQEDDSHMLAELEVFIGKQVKVNSEPLYNQEQFDVVMM, from the coding sequence ATGTCGGCAGAACTCATTATTAATGTGACGCCTGCAGAAACCCGAGTTGCGCTGGTCGAAAACGGGATTTTGCAGGAAGTGCATGTGGAGCGCCAAGCGCGCCGTGGTATTGTCGGCAATATTTACAAAGGCAAAGTCAGCCGAGTGTTACCCGGTATGCAGGCGGCCTTTATTGATATTGGTGGGGAACGTGCCGCATTTTTACATGCCTCAGATATAGTGCCGCACACCGAATGTGTGGCCAGCAAAGAGCAGGCGCATTTTCAGGTTGGCAATATTGCTGAATTGGTACGTCAAGGCCAAGACATAGTGGTGCAAGTGGTGAAAGATCCGCTCGGCACTAAGGGCGCGCGCCTCACTACCGACATTACCTTACCTTCTCGCTACTTGGTGTTTATGCCGGGCAGCGCTTACGTGGGCGTGTCGCAGCGCATCGACTCAGAGCAAGAGCGCGAGCGACTTAAGTCCATCGTTGGTGCCTATGTGGATGAGCAGGGCGGCTACATTATTCGCACCGCCGCCGAAGGCGTGGGCGAAGCGGAGCTAGCCCAAGATGCAGCCTTCTTAAATCGCTTGTGGCGCAAGATCCAAGAACGACGGGTTAAATATTCAGCCTGCTCCATTATGTATGAAGATTTAGGCCTGAGCTGTCGCATAGTGCGTGATTTTGTTGGCGCCGAGCTGGACCGTATTCGGGTGGACTCTCGTAGTACCTGTGAAGTGTTGCGCGGTTTTGTGGATGAGTTTGTGCCTGAGCTCTCTGGTAAAATTGAGTACTACCAAGGTGAGTCGCCCATTTTCGATTTATATGATGTAGAAAATGAAATTCAACGCGCGCTAAATCGTAAAGTGGAGCTGAAATCTGGCGGCTATTTGATCATCGATCAAACCGAGGCCATGACCACAGTTGATATTAATACCGGCGCCTTTGTTGGCCATCGCAATCTCGAAGAAACCATCTTTAATACCAATACAGAAGCTACCCAAGCCATTGCTCGCCAGTTACGGCTGCGCAACCTTGGCGGTATCATCATCATCGACTTTATTGATATGTACGATCAAGACCATAAGCGTCGTGTATTACTCAGCTTGGAGTTGGCGCTGGCGAAAGACAGAGCCAAAACCAACGTCAATGGCTTCTCCCAGTTAGGTCTGGTGGAAATGACGCGCAAGCGTACCCGAGAAAGCCTAGAACATATTTTATGTGGCGCTTGCCCTGAGTGTAATGGTCGCGCGCGGGTGAAAACCGTAGAAAGTGTCTGCTATGAAATTTTGCGCGAAATTACGCGGGTGAATAAAGCTTATGACGCAGACAAGTTCGTGGTATATGCGGCGCTGGCGGTGGCGTCTGCCTTGCAAGAGGACGACTCCCATATGTTGGCCGAGTTGGAAGTGTTTATCGGTAAGCAAGTGAAGGTCAACAGCGAGCCTTTGTATAACCAAGAGCAATTTGATGTGGTGATGATGTAG
- the yjgA gene encoding ribosome biogenesis factor YjgA yields MSMFINTEKPMRRKVDVPEIEEEIEWVSKSEMKRDSLALRKLGETLVKLEPHELAKVPLDEDLAEAVELAHRLRGKHEGLRRHMSYLGKLLRLRDVTDIQKALAGFEHKTTVANVKFHKLELWRDRLIKEGDKGVNAIMSEYRQLDRQKLRQLARNGRKEMAAGLPPAAFRELFQYLKANIKEEE; encoded by the coding sequence ATGTCAATGTTCATTAATACGGAAAAGCCTATGCGCCGCAAAGTCGATGTCCCCGAGATAGAAGAAGAAATCGAATGGGTCAGTAAGAGTGAAATGAAGCGAGACAGCCTAGCGTTGCGCAAGCTGGGTGAGACGTTGGTCAAACTTGAGCCCCATGAGTTAGCTAAGGTGCCGCTCGATGAAGACTTGGCAGAAGCCGTAGAGCTCGCTCATCGGCTGCGTGGTAAGCACGAAGGCTTACGCCGCCATATGTCTTATCTGGGTAAGCTGCTGCGCTTGCGCGATGTGACCGATATTCAAAAGGCCTTGGCCGGCTTTGAGCACAAGACCACTGTGGCCAACGTTAAGTTCCATAAACTGGAGCTATGGCGTGACCGTTTGATCAAAGAAGGCGACAAAGGCGTGAATGCCATCATGTCCGAATACCGCCAGCTAGACCGCCAAAAACTGCGCCAGCTAGCCCGCAACGGCCGTAAAGAAATGGCCGCTGGCCTACCGCCCGCAGCGTTTCGCGAACTGTTCCAGTATTTGAAAGCGAATATTAAAGAAGAAGAATAA
- the mreC gene encoding rod shape-determining protein MreC yields MKPIFGRGPSLPIRLALAVVASLLLIIADGRYHSFTNAKLYLNTLVSPLQYLANSPRWMLDSASNQLMTNQTLLAQSKRLENELFLLRDDLLLLSHLEQENKRLRDLLGSPIRRDTRRMVAEILAVDTDPFSHQVVIDKGTLVGVFEGQPVLNEQGVVGQVISVGKNTSRVLLITDTSHGIPVRVARNDIRAIASGSGQLDRLLLHNITRNTDIKEGDVLLSSGLAGRFPEGYPVGRVHRVGYEEGQPFADIRVQPFAALDRVRYVLLLWPEPKLSESDEELADANAELGTETSTEPKTDAKHQGSSAAAEQVSE; encoded by the coding sequence ATGAAACCCATTTTTGGTCGAGGCCCCTCACTCCCTATCCGCTTGGCGTTAGCCGTGGTGGCCTCCTTGTTGCTGATTATTGCCGACGGCCGTTATCACAGCTTTACCAACGCCAAGCTGTACCTCAATACCTTAGTGAGTCCGTTGCAATACCTCGCCAATAGCCCGCGTTGGATGCTGGACTCCGCCTCCAACCAGTTGATGACCAATCAAACCCTGCTTGCTCAGTCAAAACGACTGGAAAATGAGCTGTTCTTATTGCGTGATGATTTATTACTGTTGAGCCATTTGGAGCAAGAGAATAAACGGTTGCGTGATTTATTAGGTTCGCCGATACGCAGAGATACGCGGCGTATGGTGGCCGAAATCTTGGCGGTGGATACGGATCCCTTTTCTCACCAAGTGGTGATCGATAAAGGCACCCTAGTGGGTGTGTTTGAAGGTCAGCCGGTGCTGAATGAGCAAGGCGTAGTGGGACAGGTGATCTCGGTGGGTAAAAATACCAGCCGAGTGTTGCTGATCACGGATACCAGTCACGGCATTCCGGTGCGTGTGGCCCGCAACGACATTCGTGCCATTGCTAGCGGCAGTGGTCAGCTTGACCGCTTATTGCTGCACAACATTACCCGCAATACAGATATCAAAGAAGGCGACGTGCTGCTGAGCTCTGGGCTGGCGGGGCGTTTTCCTGAGGGTTATCCGGTGGGGCGCGTACATCGGGTAGGCTATGAAGAAGGACAGCCGTTTGCCGATATTCGGGTGCAGCCCTTTGCCGCACTGGATAGAGTGCGTTATGTATTGCTGTTGTGGCCTGAGCCTAAGCTGAGCGAGTCCGATGAAGAGTTGGCTGATGCAAATGCTGAGCTCGGTACTGAAACCAGTACTGAACCCAAGACTGATGCTAAGCACCAAGGCTCATCAGCCGCAGCTGAGCAGGTATCCGAATGA